From the genome of Eucalyptus grandis isolate ANBG69807.140 chromosome 2, ASM1654582v1, whole genome shotgun sequence, one region includes:
- the LOC104428269 gene encoding protein SRC2 homolog, giving the protein MVFRTLEITMISFMGREAVSFYLVGSLSGNKSDKRQRTPVHKDGSMNRTFVFPVDGATARAGRLKFKIMAKRTFSFDKDVGEVDVPVRDLLEEGGAGDGKPKVLKYSVRSPSGKSKGVLGFSFKFREAAPPPGACPLNPVPTNGYPSLGNRYAVPPPASQAALKKAGGKIFMLMGKFLEKLLTGDCISNAINDVGFDYGGDK; this is encoded by the coding sequence ATGGTCTTCAGGACTCTGGAGATAACTATGATATCGTTCATGGGCCGCGAGGCCGTCAGTTTCTACCTCGTCGGTTCTCTCTCCGGCAACAAGAGCGACAAGAGGCAGCGCACGCCTGTCCACAAGGACGGCAGCATGAACCGCACCTTCGTCTTCCCCGTCGATGGGGCCACGGCTCGCGCCGGGCGCCTCAAGTTCAAGATCATGGCCAAGCGCACCTTCTCCTTCGACAAGGACGTCGGCGAGGTCGATGTGCCGGTCAGGGATCTGCTCGAGGAGGGCGGCGCCGGCGATGGGAAGCCGAAGGTGCTGAAGTACAGCGTGAGGTCGCCGTCCGGGAAGTCGAAGGGCGttcttggattttcttttaagttccgCGAGGCAGCGCCCCCACCGGGGGCATGTCCCCTGAACCCCGTGCCCACAAATGGTTATCCGTCGCTGGGGAACAGGTACGCTGTTCCACCGCCGGCAAGCCAGGCGGCGCTCAAGAAAGCCGGAGGCAAGATCTTCATGTTGATGGGCAAGTTCCTCGAAAAGCTGCTGACCGGGGACTGCATATCAAATGCAATTAATGATGTCGGGTTCGATTATGGTGGCGATAAGTAA